Below is a window of Aeromonas veronii DNA.
CACGCTGACCCACTGCCTGCTGCAGGCTGACGCAGGTTACATTGACAGGGCTTGGTTTGAGCAGGTGAACGATGCTGGCGGATTTTATCTGGTGCGCGGCACGCAAAGCCTGAACCCCAAGATAATCCAAGCCTGGCGCGGTGATGGACGGGAAGTACCCAAGCTGGTGGGACTGTCTCTGAAAGAGGCCGGACGGCGACGCTGTCGAGCCGAGGTACTGGATATGGTGGTGAAGTCCGGCCAGGTCGAGTACCGGTTGATCCGGCGCTGGTTTGCCGAGGAAAAGCGGTTCTGTCTGTGGATGACCAACCTACCGCGAGCAGCATGGTCAGCAGAGCAGGTGATGAGCCTGTATCGCTGCCGTTGGCAGGTGGAGTTGTTATTTAAAGAGTGGAAATCGCACAACCGGCTCAAGGGGTTTGTGACGGGCGAGAAAGCGATTGCGGAGGGGTTGGTGTGGACGAGCCTGCTGTCGCTGGTGATGAAGAGACGGGTCGCGCAGAGTGTGATGAGTGGGGCGCTATCGATGCTGAAAGCGTCGAAGAACAGTGCGACGTGGTGGCTACCGCTATTGGAAGCCGTGGCCCATAGGGCGCTGACAGAAATAAGGGAAAGACTGGAATGGGCGGCCGATTATTTGGCCAAGAGCGCTTGCAGAACCAAGCAGAGAAAGTCGATACAAAACAGGACCTTGGAAGGCGTTTTAAAGGGGCTCAACGCTTAAGGTCCTGTGAGCCTGTACATGAATTATGTCTACATGGAAATGTCATTGTATTGATAATATTTGGTTGGATGGCCGTTGCTGAAATTATGCTAGCAGTTTAATGGTAGTTCACTCTGAACATAATTAGTTATATGATTTATAACTTGGTTTACTACAAATGGCTGGCTTTCTCGACGTCGATAGATTAGGTATATTTTTTGATAGAAGTTAAATTTATAGTCAAATAACGGGATTAATCTTTCTGACTTAATATAGTCTTGCACTGTATAATATGGCGCATATACCACACCTAGTCCATTTATAGCCATTTCAATAGCGCTGGACATATTGTTGCAACTTAGTTTGCTTTTTATATTTATTCTGACATGTTCACAGTTGATGGTGAAGCTCCACTGGTTACATTTTTTTGGATAGAGAGCGTTATCATTCCATATAATGCAGGGTAATTTATCTAGACTACTCGGATCATCCAGAAGAGAGTTGAATGCATTGGGCGATCCAAAACAATTGTAACCAATTTCAGCAATCTCTCTGACAATGACAGAGTCATCCTTGGGAAGTGTAGAAGACATAATCAAGTCCCATTCGTCATTCTGGTCTGGCTGATACTCACCTAATGTCGCAATAAGTTTTATACTAATATCATTGTTCAGAGAGCTAAAACAGGGGGATATTTTACTTGCGATGAAGTTCAACGCGATGTTATCACCATAAATGTAAACATCGCCACAAGAGGACGATTTGTAGCTGTCTATAAACTCATATAAATCACCATATGCATCTAATATTGCATCTATCTTCTTTATAAAGGTACGACCTACCGTAGTGGTAGTGACACCAGTATTATCTCTATTGAAGATTTTAAAACCAAGAGACCTCTCAAGATCGCTAATTATTTTGCTTACATATGGCTGATGTGAGTTAAACTTAGCTGCAGCAGCACTCATACTCTGCAAGTCATCAACTGTCTTGGCTATAATCAAAGACTTTATTTTTAAAGAGGTGATTTTTTTCATTTTACCTTACGCTAATTAGCCATAGTTAAAGTTATATTATTCCATCTTTCCTACATAACTGACATACGAGAATCGTTATGTCGGCATATATATTTTTTTTAGTGACAGTCAGCGATTAGCTGTGTAAAAAGGCATGGTGTATATTTGTTGCAACTTTTCTGCTTCTTAATTTGAATGTGTTCTGGGTCACAGTATTTTAAGCTTTTATGCTGACCAGATGATGTGGGGGTATACGTTATGTCTGGCCTGATTGCTGCACTGAGGGGAAAGGGGGTCGATCTTCAGCCCTATCGAATGATTGGCATTGAACGGGTTGAGTCATTTAATGAAAAACGTAAAGGTTTGTTCAACCCTACCATCATCAACTCCTTCACACCAGTTGTACAAGAGCTGTTTACAGCAACTTCACTGAGAGCTCAGTTAGATGGTTTTTCATCATTTTCTCAATTGGAGGAGGATGATTTAGAAAACGAGCATCTACTGGAGTTATTCTACAGACCTCAGAATGATATATCCCCAGTTAATTTTTATAATTCCTGTGATGCGATATCACTCATTGAGCTTACGTTATTACAGCTGAGCGATGCACTCATCAATGCGCGTAAGGAAGGCGCGACAGACTTCTTTTTTAAAGTAGAGTC
It encodes the following:
- a CDS encoding LysR family transcriptional regulator; translation: MKKITSLKIKSLIIAKTVDDLQSMSAAAAKFNSHQPYVSKIISDLERSLGFKIFNRDNTGVTTTTVGRTFIKKIDAILDAYGDLYEFIDSYKSSSCGDVYIYGDNIALNFIASKISPCFSSLNNDISIKLIATLGEYQPDQNDEWDLIMSSTLPKDDSVIVREIAEIGYNCFGSPNAFNSLLDDPSSLDKLPCIIWNDNALYPKKCNQWSFTINCEHVRINIKSKLSCNNMSSAIEMAINGLGVVYAPYYTVQDYIKSERLIPLFDYKFNFYQKIYLIYRRRESQPFVVNQVINHITNYVQSELPLNC